From Paenibacillus sp. V4I7, one genomic window encodes:
- a CDS encoding MFS transporter — MMIIRIRSWLHSRGNSLPREKQLSREAVISLIIHSIFQFGASMSGVFLNLYLWRLTHSVVVNGTYSMIVFILTPIGFALGGLMIKKKDRMVSYRLGIMLIGLFYLSVILAQETLVEYYILFAIFNGLAGAFYWVGYLTLMYDVSNEQNRIRYLAFNMIFFTAATLAGPALAGFIIRLKEGLSGYTIVFSIAFCMFLLAALISLKIKAAGGHHRVYYLKFTGLIMKKERDWLKALFGFLGMGLLQGTMLFLPNILLFKVMPREDIVGYLGVLYSSLSIVMGIFISKYANASKARLYLAISTLGYLIGVSFLLGNVNVWTVVSFMILHSIFAPLQGNTMTGYYYGLIAKLPLKGQLKVESVVVREFFLNVGRVISITCLISFGSDLDGGWIPWILMIAAMSQIALVWSIKNQ; from the coding sequence ATGATGATAATAAGAATCAGGTCTTGGCTGCATAGCAGAGGAAATTCACTTCCGCGTGAGAAGCAATTGTCTCGTGAGGCCGTAATTTCATTAATTATTCATTCTATTTTTCAGTTTGGCGCTTCCATGTCGGGCGTATTCTTAAACTTATACTTATGGCGGTTAACGCATAGTGTCGTAGTAAATGGTACATACAGCATGATCGTTTTCATCTTAACACCGATTGGTTTTGCACTTGGCGGTCTCATGATTAAGAAGAAAGACCGAATGGTATCGTATCGTCTAGGTATCATGCTCATAGGTCTTTTTTATTTGAGCGTCATTCTAGCCCAAGAGACACTGGTCGAATATTATATACTATTTGCCATTTTTAATGGACTTGCAGGTGCTTTTTATTGGGTGGGTTATTTAACTCTGATGTATGATGTATCTAACGAACAGAACCGGATTCGATATCTTGCATTTAATATGATTTTTTTCACAGCAGCAACCTTAGCGGGGCCGGCACTTGCCGGTTTTATTATCCGTTTAAAAGAAGGACTTAGCGGTTATACGATCGTCTTCTCCATTGCGTTCTGTATGTTCTTACTAGCGGCGCTGATTTCATTGAAAATTAAAGCTGCAGGTGGACATCATAGAGTTTATTATTTGAAGTTTACTGGTCTTATTATGAAGAAAGAACGTGACTGGTTGAAAGCGTTGTTTGGATTTTTGGGAATGGGTTTGCTCCAAGGGACGATGCTTTTCTTACCGAATATTCTACTTTTCAAAGTGATGCCGCGTGAAGATATTGTAGGCTACCTAGGTGTATTATACTCAAGTCTTTCGATCGTAATGGGCATTTTTATATCTAAATACGCAAACGCTAGTAAAGCTCGTCTTTATTTAGCCATATCAACACTCGGCTACCTCATTGGTGTATCTTTTCTATTAGGGAATGTTAATGTATGGACCGTTGTAAGTTTCATGATTTTGCACTCTATTTTCGCCCCGCTACAAGGGAATACAATGACAGGCTATTACTATGGCCTCATTGCGAAGCTGCCGCTTAAAGGCCAATTGAAAGTAGAAAGTGTCGTTGTTCGGGAATTTTTCTTAAATGTTGGACGTGTGATTTCAATTACCTGTCTAATCTCATTTGGCAGTGATTTGGATGGGGGCTGGATTCCATGGATCTTAATGATAGCAGCCATGTCACAAATTGCCCTTGTATGGTCGATTAAGAATCAATGA
- a CDS encoding alpha-glucosidase/alpha-galactosidase, which produces MKFANEKVSDIQIAYIGGGSMYWAKNLIADLALDGQLSGTIRLYDLDYGKAKNNEKLGNSVSDYAETKSRWTYKAYPTLQEALSGCDFVFISILPGTFREMESDVHEPEKYGIYQAVGDTTGPGGLVRALRTIPMYVEIAQAIERFSPDAWVFNYTNPMTLCTRTLFEVFPKMKALGCCHEIFGVQGLLIRMLRNMEGIEGVHRDQVKVNVLGINHFTWIDQATYQNMDLIPMYRKFVDTYFESGFEINKDAWVTNTYTAANRVKFDLFRRYGVIAAAGDRHLAEFMPPWYMKDPETVRSWKFGLTTVQSRVEKHAATELFYSKLLSGEEKLPLKASGEEEVRQLKGLIGLEQFVTNINVPNVGQMKGIPLGAVVETNAVFSANSLRPVYAGELPMEVSNLVLQHTMNQELILKAALQKDKDLAFKAFMNDPLVNIDIHDAEVLFEQMLQNTKAYLPGWNI; this is translated from the coding sequence ATGAAATTTGCTAATGAGAAAGTCAGCGATATCCAAATCGCTTATATTGGTGGAGGCTCGATGTATTGGGCGAAAAATCTGATTGCCGATCTGGCGCTTGATGGTCAATTGTCAGGCACCATTCGTTTGTACGATCTTGATTACGGTAAGGCCAAAAATAATGAAAAGCTGGGTAATTCGGTTTCCGATTATGCGGAGACGAAATCCAGATGGACTTACAAGGCGTATCCGACGCTCCAAGAGGCGCTTAGCGGATGCGATTTTGTGTTTATCTCGATCCTTCCCGGTACATTCCGGGAGATGGAATCCGATGTGCATGAACCGGAAAAATACGGCATCTATCAAGCCGTTGGCGATACGACTGGACCTGGGGGCCTCGTCAGAGCTCTGCGCACCATTCCCATGTATGTGGAAATAGCACAAGCGATTGAACGCTTTTCACCGGATGCTTGGGTATTCAATTACACGAATCCAATGACGCTCTGTACTCGGACGCTTTTTGAAGTGTTTCCAAAAATGAAAGCACTAGGCTGCTGCCATGAAATTTTTGGTGTGCAAGGCCTTTTGATTCGTATGCTGCGCAATATGGAAGGTATTGAAGGTGTGCATCGGGATCAAGTCAAAGTGAATGTGCTGGGCATTAATCATTTTACTTGGATCGATCAAGCGACATATCAAAATATGGATTTAATTCCGATGTATCGAAAGTTTGTTGATACATACTTTGAATCCGGATTTGAGATCAACAAAGATGCCTGGGTCACGAATACATATACAGCCGCAAACCGCGTGAAGTTTGATTTGTTTCGGCGTTATGGCGTCATTGCAGCGGCAGGTGATCGCCACTTGGCGGAATTTATGCCTCCTTGGTACATGAAAGATCCGGAGACGGTTCGCTCATGGAAGTTTGGCTTAACGACGGTACAAAGCCGAGTTGAAAAGCATGCAGCAACGGAACTTTTTTACAGTAAACTGCTTAGTGGCGAGGAGAAACTGCCGCTCAAGGCATCTGGAGAAGAAGAGGTTAGACAGTTAAAAGGTCTAATCGGGCTTGAACAATTTGTTACCAATATTAACGTTCCCAATGTTGGACAAATGAAAGGAATTCCTCTGGGAGCGGTAGTAGAAACGAATGCTGTGTTCTCAGCGAACAGTTTGCGTCCAGTCTATGCGGGAGAGCTTCCGATGGAAGTGAGTAATCTGGTCCTGCAACATACGATGAATCAGGAGCTTATTTTGAAGGCTGCGCTCCAAAAGGACAAAGACTTAGCATTCAAGGCGTTTATGAACGATCCGCTTGTAAATATCGATATCCACGATGCCGAGGTATTATTCGAGCAGATGCTGCAAAATACGAAAGCTTATTTGCCAGGATGGAACATCTGA
- a CDS encoding DUF2161 domain-containing phosphodiesterase gives MPIQTETELYAPIKQYFEQRGYTVRAEVKHCDLVAIRGDEPPIVVELKKSFNIPLLVQGIDRLRLTDQVYVAFELPNKGRAPHRLQWEEIRRLCRMLGLGVLTVQFFKRKQPAVDLVCEPTPYQLRPNKRAALKVVNEFHERSGDYNVGGSSKQKLMTAYREKSLHCAYLLQQHGPLSPRLLRDFTSNKAVSSLLQKNYYRWFVRQSRGIYHITPLGEQALAEYAHVLAAFPRAETSDSSTILSTLNP, from the coding sequence ATGCCTATCCAAACAGAAACGGAGCTTTACGCCCCGATTAAACAATATTTCGAGCAGCGAGGATACACTGTTCGCGCCGAGGTTAAGCATTGCGACTTAGTTGCCATTCGCGGTGATGAGCCGCCTATCGTTGTCGAATTGAAAAAAAGCTTCAATATCCCGCTCCTCGTACAAGGCATCGATCGTCTGCGGCTGACGGATCAGGTTTATGTCGCTTTCGAGCTTCCCAATAAAGGACGAGCTCCGCATCGACTGCAATGGGAAGAGATTCGACGTTTATGCCGCATGCTTGGCCTAGGGGTACTGACCGTTCAATTTTTCAAACGCAAACAGCCCGCAGTGGATCTCGTCTGCGAGCCTACTCCCTATCAATTACGCCCGAATAAGCGGGCTGCCTTGAAAGTCGTAAATGAATTTCATGAACGCAGTGGGGACTACAACGTTGGAGGCAGCTCAAAACAGAAGCTCATGACTGCCTATCGCGAAAAATCGCTGCATTGCGCATACTTGCTGCAACAGCATGGACCCCTCAGCCCGCGTCTTCTGCGTGATTTTACTTCCAACAAAGCCGTAAGCTCCCTGCTTCAAAAAAACTACTACCGCTGGTTCGTACGCCAAAGCCGTGGCATTTATCATATCACCCCACTTGGGGAGCAAGCGTTAGCGGAGTATGCCCATGTATTAGCTGCTTTTCCTAGGGCGGAGACGTCCGACTCGTCTACTATCCTATCTACTTTAAACCCTTAA
- a CDS encoding MATE family efflux transporter, producing MSAGLELFSESASIDPQDDKAVRRMIFKLAGPSLTEMLLINMTQMVMMILVGHLGAIAVAAVGLTSQPYLLLTVLFAALNTGTTVIVARSTGAGKMGDANLAAGQSLLLGTVLSVLIVALGVTFAESMLRLMGASAEVVQYGLPYAKLMFFSIGFSSVSSALSAILRGAGDTRTPMKINVLSGCINVILGFVLIYGHLDFPQMGITGAAIATLVVQTGAMICFMAVMFSGRFAVRIGWSDISRLDKAMIRRMLKIGIPSSLEQLIMRLGIMTFVKICAGLGTVAVAASQIVTSIIGISFMPGAAFAIAASTLVGQTLGVSKPDLAERYVWQVRKYGMFVAGFMGALFFLLAPHILMLYTNDETIIREGAWALRIVGFIQVSQISQFVLGGALRGAGDTRYPLYSTFIGVWGIRVVLSYLFVYVFHWGMVGLWSAVACDQFLRSNLIYFRFKRGAWKHLKV from the coding sequence ATGAGTGCAGGGTTAGAGTTATTCAGCGAGTCCGCCTCGATTGATCCGCAGGATGATAAGGCCGTTCGCCGGATGATTTTCAAGCTGGCAGGTCCATCTTTGACGGAAATGCTGCTCATAAATATGACTCAAATGGTGATGATGATCCTGGTCGGACACCTTGGGGCCATTGCCGTGGCAGCTGTGGGCTTAACAAGCCAACCTTATTTATTACTGACCGTCCTTTTTGCAGCGCTCAATACGGGTACAACGGTCATCGTCGCCCGTTCCACGGGAGCGGGGAAGATGGGGGACGCGAATTTGGCCGCAGGGCAGTCGCTGCTGCTCGGCACTGTCCTATCTGTCCTTATTGTTGCTCTTGGAGTCACCTTTGCGGAGAGCATGCTCCGTTTGATGGGAGCAAGCGCTGAGGTCGTTCAATATGGATTGCCATATGCAAAGTTAATGTTTTTCTCCATTGGCTTCTCCTCTGTCTCGTCTGCTTTATCCGCAATTCTGCGAGGAGCGGGGGACACACGGACTCCGATGAAAATCAACGTGCTGTCAGGATGCATCAATGTTATTCTCGGATTCGTGTTGATTTACGGTCACCTCGATTTTCCGCAAATGGGTATTACGGGGGCGGCAATAGCAACCTTAGTGGTTCAGACCGGGGCTATGATTTGCTTTATGGCCGTCATGTTCAGCGGAAGATTTGCAGTCCGTATCGGCTGGTCGGATATAAGCCGATTGGATAAGGCTATGATCAGACGCATGTTGAAGATAGGGATACCGAGCAGTCTTGAGCAGCTTATTATGCGTTTAGGGATTATGACATTTGTGAAAATCTGTGCTGGACTCGGGACCGTTGCCGTCGCGGCATCACAAATTGTAACGAGTATTATCGGGATCTCGTTTATGCCGGGAGCTGCTTTTGCTATCGCAGCCTCTACGCTAGTTGGGCAAACTCTTGGCGTAAGCAAACCCGATCTTGCCGAACGATATGTGTGGCAGGTCAGAAAATACGGCATGTTCGTGGCGGGTTTTATGGGAGCGCTTTTCTTCTTGCTCGCTCCCCATATCCTTATGCTGTATACGAATGACGAGACGATTATCCGTGAAGGGGCATGGGCCCTTCGGATCGTAGGTTTTATCCAGGTCTCTCAAATTTCTCAGTTTGTTCTTGGAGGAGCGTTAAGAGGAGCAGGTGATACCCGATATCCCTTATATTCAACATTCATTGGCGTGTGGGGAATCAGGGTTGTACTTAGTTATTTATTTGTTTACGTCTTTCATTGGGGTATGGTCGGATTATGGAGTGCTGTTGCTTGTGATCAATTTCTCAGATCTAATTTGATTTATTTTAGGTTTAAACGCGGGGCATGGAAGCATCTAAAGGTTTAA
- a CDS encoding NAD(P)/FAD-dependent oxidoreductase: MEQYDSMIVGGGIAGLQAAIQLGRYEYRVLVIDAGYGRSTLCKSYHNLLGWPDGVSGEELRRLGRLQAEKLGVTFAKDEVVQAVNKGKPGDGFELWGKSGKGYEAPTLLLATGLLDRIPELPNLKSCLGLTIYVCPDCDGYEIKNKQTIVMGSGDSGAGMALTLSTRTDKLTYVNHEQKAVKSELLAKLKEKRITYVAEDIQEVMAETNGLFRGVVLANGERIGAERGFIAFGGNEVKSDLARQLGAERMENRHIVTDPRSKMTSVPFVWAAGDVGVHAEQVTIAMGEGAQAAIWMNKALLMLKEEANIHRVVVRS, from the coding sequence ATGGAACAGTATGACAGCATGATTGTTGGCGGAGGTATTGCTGGACTTCAAGCGGCAATTCAATTAGGGAGATATGAGTATCGTGTGCTTGTGATAGATGCCGGTTATGGTCGGTCTACTCTTTGTAAAAGCTATCATAATCTTTTGGGGTGGCCAGATGGTGTATCGGGCGAAGAGCTTCGCCGATTAGGGAGGCTTCAAGCAGAGAAGCTGGGTGTAACTTTCGCTAAAGATGAAGTTGTTCAAGCTGTAAACAAAGGTAAACCTGGGGATGGATTTGAGCTATGGGGGAAGTCGGGTAAGGGATATGAAGCCCCAACTTTACTTTTGGCTACAGGACTTCTGGACCGTATTCCCGAGCTGCCCAATCTGAAAAGCTGTCTAGGTCTGACTATTTACGTCTGTCCAGATTGCGATGGCTATGAGATTAAGAACAAACAGACCATTGTGATGGGATCTGGTGATTCTGGAGCGGGAATGGCCCTGACGCTTAGTACGCGTACGGACAAGCTGACCTATGTGAATCATGAGCAGAAAGCTGTGAAGAGCGAGCTATTAGCAAAGCTGAAGGAAAAGAGAATCACCTATGTAGCGGAAGATATTCAAGAGGTGATGGCTGAAACGAATGGGTTATTTCGCGGTGTTGTTTTGGCAAATGGGGAGCGAATCGGTGCGGAGCGCGGGTTTATAGCCTTCGGTGGGAATGAAGTGAAATCGGATTTGGCCAGGCAGTTAGGCGCAGAGCGAATGGAGAATCGCCACATTGTAACGGATCCCCGCAGTAAAATGACGAGTGTGCCATTCGTCTGGGCAGCTGGGGACGTGGGTGTTCATGCGGAGCAAGTGACGATTGCCATGGGCGAAGGGGCGCAGGCGGCGATTTGGATGAACAAAGCACTGCTGATGTTGAAGGAAGAGGCGAACATACATCGCGTTGTTGTTCGCTCTTAA
- a CDS encoding alpha-galactosidase → MGIVYDSNSQTFHLQGKSSSYIMQLIKSKYLAHVHWGRQVRGTNPGGLLAIRRRCSFSPSTDPNDLTLSLDTLSQEFPAYGGSDFRVPAYQVQLEDGTTVSEFIYESHRIYAGKTPLEGLPSTYTEDDSEAESIDIVLVDAMIGLKAILTYTVFRDLDAITRSVRFINVGNQSIKLLRALSFGIDLSHSDFDMLHLSGTWARERHIERRPILTGGSVIESRRGSSSHSLNPFMALLSKQADEDQGEAYGFSLVYSGSFVAQAEVDPYGTTRVVMGINSFDFSWLLEPGQTFQTPEAVLVYSAEGIGGMSRTYHKLYRTRLCRGQFRDRHRPILINNWEATYFNFNADKIEELARVGKELGLELLVLDDGWFGKRDNDKSSLGDWFVDRNKLPQGMPDLVSRVMKQELEFGLWFEPEMVSPDSDLYRSHPDWCLHVPGRRRTEARQQLILDYSRQDVRDYIVTVITDILASSPITYVKWDMNRNMTEIGSAQLPPERQRETAHRYMLGLYEVMERITSSFPSVLFESCSGGGGRFDPGMLYYMPQTWTSDNTDAVERLKIQYGTSIVYPISTMGAHVSAVPNHQVHRTTPLDMRGNVAMSGNFGYELDLTAFTEAEKETVKKQVALYKQLRPLIQFGEFYRLISPFEHVSAAWMFVSEDKKEALVAFFQVLSEPNAPLRKLRLKGLAAESNYLLHDAEDQDEGMEIFGGDELMHVGLKLPIWKGDFRSRLYRLKMEE, encoded by the coding sequence ATGGGAATTGTGTACGATTCGAATTCGCAAACTTTCCATCTTCAAGGGAAGTCATCGAGTTACATCATGCAGCTAATCAAATCCAAATATTTGGCTCACGTTCATTGGGGACGCCAGGTACGTGGAACCAATCCGGGAGGATTGCTCGCTATAAGACGTCGCTGCTCATTCTCGCCATCCACGGACCCGAATGATCTAACGCTGTCGTTGGACACCTTGTCGCAGGAATTTCCGGCATACGGAGGCAGTGATTTTCGCGTTCCGGCCTATCAGGTTCAGTTGGAAGACGGAACGACGGTTAGCGAATTCATCTATGAGTCTCACCGGATTTATGCGGGAAAAACACCGCTAGAGGGATTGCCTTCCACCTATACGGAGGATGACAGCGAAGCAGAGAGTATCGATATCGTGCTGGTCGACGCGATGATTGGTTTGAAAGCCATTCTCACGTATACCGTTTTTCGCGATTTGGATGCGATAACCCGGTCTGTTCGATTCATAAATGTGGGTAATCAGTCGATCAAGCTGCTTCGAGCATTGAGCTTCGGTATCGATCTATCCCACAGCGATTTTGATATGCTTCATTTATCAGGCACATGGGCGCGTGAGCGTCATATCGAAAGACGCCCCATTCTAACAGGCGGGTCTGTCATTGAAAGCCGACGGGGTTCCAGCAGCCATTCGCTCAACCCCTTTATGGCCCTGCTTTCCAAGCAGGCGGATGAAGACCAAGGAGAAGCTTACGGATTCAGTCTTGTCTATAGCGGCAGCTTTGTTGCTCAAGCCGAAGTGGATCCTTACGGAACGACCCGTGTAGTGATGGGCATCAACTCGTTTGATTTTTCTTGGCTCTTGGAGCCTGGGCAAACCTTTCAAACGCCGGAGGCAGTTCTCGTCTATTCCGCGGAAGGAATCGGCGGGATGTCGCGCACGTATCACAAGCTGTATCGCACACGGTTATGCCGTGGACAGTTCCGCGATCGTCACAGGCCGATTCTCATCAACAACTGGGAAGCCACTTATTTTAATTTCAACGCAGATAAAATCGAAGAGCTTGCGCGAGTCGGCAAGGAGCTCGGATTAGAGCTTCTAGTGCTGGACGACGGTTGGTTTGGTAAGCGTGACAACGATAAAAGCTCGCTCGGAGATTGGTTTGTTGATCGTAACAAGCTGCCACAAGGCATGCCGGATTTGGTAAGCCGAGTGATGAAGCAAGAGCTGGAGTTTGGTCTATGGTTCGAGCCTGAAATGGTGTCCCCGGATAGCGACCTGTATCGGTCTCATCCCGACTGGTGCCTGCACGTGCCAGGTCGGCGAAGAACAGAAGCGAGGCAGCAGCTGATTCTCGATTATTCGCGCCAAGATGTAAGAGACTACATCGTAACGGTAATCACCGATATTCTTGCGAGCAGTCCAATTACCTATGTCAAATGGGATATGAACCGCAATATGACGGAAATCGGTTCCGCCCAGCTTCCGCCAGAGCGGCAGCGCGAGACGGCTCATCGTTATATGCTTGGGCTGTATGAAGTCATGGAGCGGATAACCTCCTCATTCCCGAGCGTGTTGTTCGAAAGCTGCTCCGGAGGTGGCGGTCGGTTCGATCCTGGGATGCTCTACTATATGCCGCAGACGTGGACGAGCGATAATACGGATGCGGTAGAACGGCTGAAAATTCAATATGGCACGAGTATCGTTTATCCAATTAGCACGATGGGCGCTCATGTTTCCGCAGTCCCTAACCATCAAGTGCATCGTACGACACCGCTCGATATGCGGGGGAATGTGGCGATGTCAGGTAACTTCGGCTATGAGCTGGATTTGACCGCATTTACGGAAGCGGAAAAGGAAACCGTGAAGAAGCAAGTTGCGCTTTATAAACAATTGCGGCCGCTGATCCAATTCGGCGAATTTTACCGTTTGATCAGCCCTTTTGAACACGTTAGCGCTGCTTGGATGTTTGTTTCCGAGGATAAGAAGGAAGCGTTGGTTGCTTTTTTTCAAGTACTGTCTGAGCCGAATGCACCGCTAAGGAAGCTGCGATTAAAGGGGTTAGCGGCAGAGAGCAATTACTTACTCCATGATGCGGAAGATCAGGACGAAGGTATGGAAATCTTTGGCGGTGATGAGCTCATGCATGTGGGGCTTAAATTACCGATCTGGAAAGGCGATTTCAGAAGCCGCCTTTACCGCTTGAAAATGGAGGAATGA
- a CDS encoding extracellular solute-binding protein: MKKLTMISMAAVLSLSLVAVGCAKKETAPTPPATTGGAATATPAAGGKQVTIKMFQFKVEIADQLGKMIAEYQKLNPNVKIQVDTVGGGADYGAALLAKFNSGDKPDIFNNGGFTDLDKWIENLEDLSDQPWVNDLVDVAKEPMTKNGKLYGQPLNLEGYGFQYNKDLFTQAGITELPKTLTQLEDAAKKLQAKGITPFETGYGEWWVLGNHFVNLPFAYQKDPNAFIDGLNKGTAKIPGNEVFNQWVKLFDLQLKYGNKNPLQTDYNTQVTDFATGKAAMTQQGNWTQVQITKTNPNIKIGFLPMPISDDAAANDKLFVGVPNNWVINKNSAVKDEAKKFLNWMVSSDVGKKYITEEFKFIPAFKSIPADEKVLGPLAADIIAYSKAGKTLSWNWFKFPGGEASSKKFGDIMQGYVAKKYTKDQMLEEFQKTWDSLKK, encoded by the coding sequence ATGAAAAAATTAACAATGATCAGTATGGCGGCTGTACTTTCACTATCTTTAGTTGCCGTTGGCTGCGCGAAGAAAGAAACAGCGCCAACTCCACCTGCAACGACGGGTGGAGCAGCAACAGCAACACCTGCTGCAGGCGGTAAACAAGTTACGATTAAAATGTTCCAATTCAAGGTGGAAATTGCTGATCAACTAGGAAAAATGATTGCAGAATACCAAAAGCTAAATCCTAACGTTAAAATTCAAGTAGACACTGTAGGCGGCGGAGCTGACTACGGCGCTGCATTGCTTGCGAAGTTCAACTCCGGCGACAAACCGGATATTTTCAACAACGGTGGTTTCACGGATCTTGACAAATGGATCGAAAACCTGGAAGATCTTTCCGATCAACCATGGGTCAATGATCTTGTAGACGTGGCTAAAGAGCCAATGACGAAAAACGGTAAACTATATGGACAACCGCTTAACCTTGAAGGTTATGGTTTCCAATACAATAAAGACTTGTTTACACAAGCCGGCATTACCGAATTGCCAAAAACACTCACACAATTGGAAGATGCAGCTAAGAAGCTTCAAGCAAAAGGAATTACACCTTTTGAAACTGGCTATGGCGAGTGGTGGGTTCTAGGTAACCACTTCGTAAACCTTCCGTTTGCTTACCAGAAGGATCCAAATGCTTTCATCGACGGTTTGAACAAAGGAACTGCTAAAATTCCGGGTAACGAAGTATTTAACCAATGGGTAAAACTATTTGATCTACAATTGAAATATGGTAACAAAAATCCGCTTCAAACGGATTACAATACGCAAGTAACTGATTTTGCTACTGGTAAAGCGGCAATGACCCAACAAGGTAACTGGACACAAGTCCAAATCACGAAAACGAACCCGAACATCAAAATTGGCTTCTTGCCAATGCCGATCAGCGATGACGCTGCAGCGAATGATAAATTGTTCGTTGGTGTACCAAACAACTGGGTTATCAACAAAAACTCTGCTGTGAAAGACGAAGCGAAGAAATTCTTGAACTGGATGGTAAGCTCTGATGTAGGTAAGAAATACATTACGGAAGAGTTCAAATTCATTCCAGCATTCAAATCCATTCCTGCTGATGAGAAAGTTCTAGGACCTTTGGCAGCTGACATTATCGCTTACAGCAAAGCTGGAAAAACACTTAGCTGGAACTGGTTTAAATTCCCGGGCGGCGAAGCTTCCAGTAAAAAATTCGGCGATATTATGCAAGGTTATGTAGCGAAGAAGTATACGAAGGATCAAATGCTTGAGGAATTCCAGAAAACATGGGATAGCCTTAAGAAGTAA
- a CDS encoding sn-glycerol-1-phosphate dehydrogenase: MSEILDAWLGKRIDCICGLRHEVPIQRIVIERDALKQVAGYVKEAGYEEVTLVADGRTYQAAGEKLRDLLEAAQVKVSISVIRENAMGEVSADEEAIVQVMLDTPLSSKVLLAVGAGTVHDIVRFVAHRTKRPFLSVPTAPSVDGFASVGAPLIIRGFKQTIPACAPEAIFADLAVLAKAPQAMIAAGLGDMLGKHTSLADWSLGRVLLGEHYCELSARLTLEAMELCTAHLDEIAQRTDLGLLRLIEGLILSGLSMLMIGHSRPASGAEHHLSHYWEMVLLQQRRRALLHGAKVGVATVLMAQRYQALQGLTADAASARLAQGHVPSELTDAGRIRQVYGDMAEMVIAENFPANGTVVDAQALKARIAEKWGDVQAIVRAVPAPAQLIAWLEAVQGPVTPEQLGVEPELVEASLQDALFVRNRFTILRLKRLL, from the coding sequence ATGAGTGAAATTTTAGATGCCTGGCTAGGAAAGCGTATAGATTGCATTTGCGGTTTGCGGCACGAAGTGCCGATTCAGCGGATTGTTATAGAACGGGATGCGCTTAAGCAGGTAGCCGGGTATGTGAAAGAAGCCGGCTACGAGGAAGTGACGCTTGTCGCGGACGGGAGGACGTATCAAGCGGCTGGAGAGAAGCTGCGCGATCTGCTGGAAGCCGCGCAGGTGAAGGTGAGCATCAGCGTGATTCGTGAGAACGCGATGGGGGAAGTGTCGGCCGATGAAGAAGCGATTGTCCAGGTGATGCTGGACACGCCGCTTTCATCGAAGGTTCTGCTGGCCGTGGGCGCGGGCACCGTGCACGACATCGTGCGCTTCGTGGCGCATCGCACGAAGCGGCCGTTCTTGTCTGTGCCGACGGCACCGTCGGTGGACGGCTTCGCGTCAGTGGGCGCGCCGCTTATCATCCGCGGCTTCAAGCAGACGATCCCGGCCTGCGCGCCGGAGGCGATCTTCGCCGACCTCGCGGTGCTGGCGAAAGCGCCGCAGGCGATGATCGCGGCCGGCCTCGGCGATATGCTCGGCAAGCACACGTCGCTGGCCGACTGGTCGCTTGGCCGTGTGCTCCTCGGCGAGCACTATTGCGAGCTGAGCGCTCGGTTGACGCTGGAGGCCATGGAGCTCTGCACGGCTCATTTGGACGAGATTGCGCAGCGCACTGATCTCGGCTTGCTCCGGTTGATAGAAGGCCTGATCCTATCAGGCCTTTCCATGCTCATGATCGGCCACTCGCGGCCGGCCTCTGGGGCTGAGCACCATCTCTCCCACTACTGGGAGATGGTGCTTCTGCAGCAGCGCCGCCGGGCGCTGCTGCACGGCGCGAAGGTCGGCGTCGCGACCGTGCTCATGGCGCAGCGCTATCAGGCGCTGCAGGGGCTCACGGCCGACGCGGCCTCTGCGCGGTTAGCGCAAGGCCATGTCCCCAGTGAACTTACGGATGCGGGGCGCATCCGGCAGGTCTATGGGGACATGGCCGAGATGGTCATCGCCGAAAATTTCCCGGCGAATGGCACGGTTGTTGATGCGCAGGCGCTGAAGGCGCGCATCGCGGAGAAGTGGGGCGATGTGCAAGCCATCGTCCGGGCGGTCCCTGCCCCAGCGCAGCTCATCGCTTGGCTCGAGGCCGTGCAGGGACCGGTGACACCGGAGCAGCTCGGAGTGGAGCCGGAGCTGGTGGAGGCGTCTCTGCAGGATGCGCTTTTCGTGCGCAACCGATTCACGATCCTACGTTTAAAGCGTCTGCTATAG
- a CDS encoding cupin domain-containing protein, with product MRKLRLSDLQDKRNSHILQDVLPGTYLSSGGLSFAKRGERSHTNDGPDGRDYHVHGDCEAFIILQGTGTMEINGEHIPVTTGDIVIVEPGEDHHLNSSEDDPIVTVWCHAGPNRHKNQQQEDAV from the coding sequence ATGAGAAAGCTGCGTTTGAGCGATTTGCAGGATAAGAGGAACAGCCATATTTTGCAGGATGTTCTACCAGGTACTTATTTATCTTCAGGCGGTCTATCTTTCGCGAAACGGGGAGAGCGCAGTCATACAAACGACGGACCGGATGGAAGGGATTATCATGTCCACGGAGATTGTGAAGCCTTCATTATTTTGCAGGGAACTGGAACGATGGAAATAAACGGGGAGCATATTCCGGTGACAACCGGGGATATCGTGATTGTTGAACCAGGTGAGGATCATCACCTCAATTCGAGTGAGGACGACCCGATTGTCACCGTGTGGTGCCATGCAGGCCCGAATCGTCATAAGAATCAACAGCAGGAGGACGCAGTATGA